The Eurosta solidaginis isolate ZX-2024a chromosome 4, ASM4086904v1, whole genome shotgun sequence genome includes a window with the following:
- the LOC137247847 gene encoding tRNA (guanine(26)-N(2))-dimethyltransferase-like, translating into MRHNGVEHLIVPSEGDGMTLMYLSTSYEKRFDVIDLDPYGCPNRFLDGAIQSLTSGGSLLVTANDMAVLAGNTPEACNAKYSSVPLRMKCCHEMGLRILLHCIETHSNRYGKYIEPLLSISANFYIRVFVRMHSSQAKCKYSMSKQ; encoded by the exons atgcgacacaatggagtggaacatttaattgtgccaagcgaaggggatggaat gactctcatgtacctttcaacttcatatgagaagcgtttcgatgttatagacctagatccttatggttgtccgaatcgctttctggatggcgctatacaatcactgacgagtgggggttcattacttgtaactgcgaatgatatggctgtgctggcaggcaatacgcctgaagcctgcaatgccaaatatagttctgtgcctttgcgtatgaaatgctgccatgagatgggattgcgtatactattgcattgcattgaaacgcactctaatcgttatggaaaatatattgagccacttttgagcatttctgccaatttttacatacgcgtatttgtgcgtatgcatagtagtcaagcaaagtgtaaatatagcatgag caaacaatga